The Algiphilus sp. region CGGCGAGTAGGCCCCGTGGCAGCTCGCGCAGGAGCCGTTGCCGCCCTGCGGCGGGGGCGCCGGATTGTCGAGGTTCTCCGCCCACAGGTCCTTGCTGTGGAACAGGATCGCACCCTGACGCGCGAGGTCCTCGTCGATCGGCATGGGATATTCGGGTGCCTTCAGGGACAGCACCCACTTGTCGGCATCCTGGGCGTGCTCGTTCACCCACTGGTCGGCGCCGTCCTGCCCCAGCGGCGTGTAGAAGGCCAGATCGACCCGGACCGCATCGGAGGGGAACAGGCCGTCCCAGAACTTGAGCGGACGACTGCCCACGTTCCACCAGGCCGGCGTGTCGCCGGAGGCGTTGGAACCGGAGAACAGCACCCCGAGCAGCGAGCGGTCCGGACGGACGCCGCCGAGCGCGGCGATGTTGAAGAAGGCGGCATTGTTGGTGCCGCGCGACTCCGCGAACAGACTGAACACGCCGATGGCGGGCGCGCCGGCGGCAGCCAGGTCCCGCGATATCACGCCGACATCGCCGTTGCTGTTGCCGGATCCGTAGACCAGCCCGAGCCCGGGACCGTCCTCGGGCGAGCCGATCTCGCCGCTGTGGCAGCCGTGACAGGTCAGCCCGATCTGCCCGGTCCAGCTGCCGTCCGGGTTGCGCGTCTGAGTGAAGTTGGCCGGAAGCTGGCCCGAACCGCCGTCGGTCTCGTTGGGATCCTCGCCGGGCAGCGGATAGGGATTCCGCCGACTGGTACGCGGTACGCCGAAGCGCTCGGCCACCAGATGGTCGAAGTTCTCCGGACGCTCGGAGAGCCCCCAGATCTGCCACAGCCGGTTGTAGTTCTGGGCCGAGATCGAGAACAGGCCACCGGTGTTGTTGGCGTCGAAGAAGTTGCCGGCGCCCTCGCCACCCTGACCTTCCATGAGGGTCGCGCCGCGATCCAGCGCGGTCCGCAGCTCGCCGCAGTTCTCCGGATGCGGGCGCTCGTTGACGCGTTCCGGATAGGCGTGGCAGTCCTGCCAGTAGGCATTGAAGTGCACCGCCTTGCCGTCGCTCACACCGGGCTGCACCAGGGAGCGCGGATCCGCCGGCAGCTCGGCGGCATCGTCGCGCCCTTCGCAGTAGTCGAACCAGGCGTGGCCGCCGCGGCGACTCCCCAGCAGCGGCAGCTCGTCCGCCGGCGCGTCATCAGGCGCGCCCTCGAGCAGCGCGTCGCAGCCCTCCGGATCGCCGAAGCAGCCGAGCAGAGTGGCCATGGCATCGTACGCGGCACTGCCCTCCGGCCAGGGTGCGCCACCGGTGTGCGGCGTCTCCTGCCCGGACGCCATCAGCAGGATGCGCGATGTCGGGTCGTTGCCCCCCAGACGCTCCCAGCTCGTCTCCAGATTGGCGAGGTCGGCGCCTCGATCACTGCTGAGCTGGAAGTCCCGACCGTCCTCGACATCGGCGGCGGCGCCGGGGACATGACAGGTGCGGCAGAAGTCGAGCCGCGGCTGGACCTGATCGCTGAACAGCGCCTCCATGCTGGCGGCGCGTGCCCCCTCGCCGCCACCGCCGCCGCCACCGCCCGAAGCAGTGCCGCCGCTGTAGTCGCCGCTGCACGCGGCGAGCGCCACGGGCAGCACCATCCAAGCGATTCGCCCCCGAATCACCCCAGTCTCTTGGTGCATGCTGTCTCCTCCGTCCCTGCATGACCGTATCGTTATGTGACAATTGTCAATATACGCCTATGTTGACATTTGTCAAATCTTGGGAACGGTTATATTCTGGGCGGATGAACGAGGCCCTCGACCCGCTCGCGATTGCGCGACGCCCAACGCAGAAGCGCGCCCAGGAGCGGTTCGACCGCATTCTCGAGGAAGCCGAGCGCGTGCTCATCGAACGCGGCCTCTCGGGCTTCTCGATCCCGGTCATCGCCGAGCGCCTGGGTTTCACGCGCGGCAGCGTCTACGCCTACTTCCCGACGCCCTACGCCGTGCTCAACGAGCTGGTGCAGCGGCATCTGCGCGAGCTCGAGAAGGTGTTCTTCTCGGACGCCGAGGAACTGCGCAAGCTCGGCTGGCGGGACGGCATCGCACGCGTGGTCGACCACGCGGTCGCCTACCACAATGCCCACCCCGCCGCGCGCCTGCTGCTGCTCGGCGGCGCGGTCACCGACGACAGCTATCGCGCACAGGAGCTCACCAACAAGCGCCTCGGGAAACTTGGCCGCATGGCGTGGCCGACGGCCCGACTAGCACCCGATGCCCCGCCCGATATCGGCACCCTTTCCGCCGACATCGGAACGGCCTGCTTCCGCCGCTCGTTCTTCGAGCACGGCGAGATCACCACCGAATACCGCGACGCGGCAATCGCCGCCATGACGGGATTCCTCGAGCACTATGCAAGGGAGCGCGGCGACACTGCGCCCGCTCAACCATCGACGGCCACACGGAGGAGATCGTGACTGGAGCCAAGCAGTCCACCCTAGCCGAGCAGACGACGCTCGCCCGCCTTTATCACTGGGAAGCGACACGCCCGGATGTCGTTCACCTGACCCAGCCCCTCGGCAACGGAAAGGTCGCCGAGTACACCTGGGCGCAGAGCATGGATCAGGTCCGGCGCATGGCCGCGCACCTGCGCTCGCTCGAGCTCCCGCCCGGCAGCAATATCGCGCTGCTGGCTAAGAACTCGGCGCACTGGATGCTGGCCGACTGGGCGATCTGGATGGCCGGTCACGTCACGGTGCCGCTGTTCCCGACGCTGAATGCCGAGACCGTGCGCTACGTGCTCGACCACAGCGAAGCCAGGCTGCTCTTCGTCGGCAAGCTGGACGACTGGGACATGATGGCGCCCGGGATTCCCGGCGAACTCCCGGTGGTTACCCTGCCCCTGGCACCGGCCGAGGTCGAGGGCCGAGCCTGGGACGACATCACCGCCGCCACCGAGCCCCTGACGGGCAAGCCGGACCGCCAGTCCGACGAGCTCGCCACCATCGTCTACACCTCCGGGAGCACCGGTCAGCCGAAGGGTGTGATGCAGAGCTTCCATTCGTTCCAGGTCTGCGGAACGCTGCTGCAGGACCTGTTCCCGGTGTCGACCGAGGACCGCATGCTTTCCTACCTCCCGCTGGCGCATGTCGCCGAGCGCATGGTGGTGGAGAACAACGCCGTCTACCACGGCTTCCACGTCTACTTCGCGGAGTCCCTCGACACCTTCGTCGAGGACCTCCGGCGCGCACGCCCGACGATGTTCTTCTCGGTCCCGCGTCTGTGGACCAAGTTCTATCTCGCGGTCTGCGACAAGCTCCCGCTCAAGAAGCAGCGGGTGCTCTTCCGCATCCCGATCCTGGGCAAGCGCATCAAGCACAAGATCCTCGAGCAGCTGGGTCTGGAGAACGTGCGGGTGGCCTTCACCGGTGCGGCACCGCTGCCCGAGAAGATCCTCGCCTGGTATCGCGGACTCGGTCTCGATCTGCTCGAGGCCTACGGCATGAGCGAGAACTGCGCCTACTCGCACTTCACGCGTCCCGGTGACGCCAAGTCGGGCTACGTCGGACCGGCCAACCCCGGCGTCGAGTGCCGCATCGACCCCGAGACCGGCGAGGTGCAGGTCAAGAGTCCGGGCCAGATGATGGGCTACTACAAGGAGCCCGAGAAGACCGCCGAATGCATGACCGAGGACGGCTTCTTCAAGACCGGCGACATGGGCGAGGTCGACGACCAGGGCCGCCTGCGCATCACCGGGCGGGTGAAGGATCTCTTCAAGACGGCCAAGGGCAAGTACGTCGCGCCGGTCCCCATCGAGAACAAGCTCGGGGCCCACAGCAAGGTCGAGGTCGCCTGCCTGTGCGGCGCCAACCAGTCGGCCACCTTCGCGCTGATCCTGCTATCCGAGGAACTGCGCGGACGCGCCATCGAGGCCACCGAGCGCGAGGAGATCGCCGCCGAGATGGTGACACTGCGCGACGAGGTCAACGCGACCCTCGACCCGCACGAGCACATCGCGTTCATGGTGCTGCTGCGCTCCGAATGGAACATCGAGAACGGCTTCCTCACGCCCACCATGAAGATCCGTCGCAACGTCATCGAGAACCACTACGAACCGCACGCGCCGCAGTGGTTCGGCATGCGGCAGTCCGTCATCTGGGAGGACTGACCACTGCATCGCCGGCAACAACGAAACGGGCGCCCCTGAGGCGCCCGTTTCGTTTCATGCCCATGATGTCGTCGCGCACTCGCGCGACGCATGGCGCCCTCAGCCAGCAGTCTTCTTCGCCGCCCGCCCCTTCCTGACGGGGGTCTTGCGCGCGCCACCGGCCTTCCGGGCCGTGCCCGCCGCCTTCTTGCCCGCTCCGCCGCCGGACGCCGGCGCCGCCTTGCCGAGCCCGCCGAGGACGGCGTCGTTGTCGGCGCCGAGCGCCGGCGCAGGCGCCACCGGGGTGAGCGGGTGCGAGAAGCGCAGCGGGAACGCGAAGGCCGGCTTGCCGTTGTCGTCCTCGATGAGGTTGCGGGCCACCACCTGCGGATCGCGCAGCGTCTCGTCGAGGGAAAGGATGGGCGTCACGCAGGCATCGCGATCACCGAGCAGCGCCGCCCAGCTGTCGCGCGTGCGGGTGAGGAAGATCGCCTGCAGGGCGAGCCGCACCGGTGCGGTCACGCGACGCGCGCGGCTCATGTCCCCGACGCTGGCCAGCAGCTTGTCGAACTGATTGCCCCCCGTGCCGCTGTCGGACTTCGCCTTCTTCTTGCCACCCTTGCCGCTCTTTCCTCCACCCTTGAGCGCCTTCAGCAGGCGCCCGCGCAGCGGCTTCGGCGCCAGCTCCGCGAGCGCTTCCAGCAGCTTGGCGAAGAACTTGGGCTCCAGCGCGCCCACGGCGAGATACTTTCCGTCGCGGCAGCGGTAGACCGTGTAGTTGGGCAGCGCGCCGGTGAGCATGTCGGCGCCGCGCTCCGGCGCCTTGCCGCTGCCACGCAGCGTCGACATCGCAATGGTCTGCAGCGCCAGCGAGCCATCCATCATGGCGGAATCGATCATCGTGCCCTGACCGGACGCACGCGCCCCGATGACGGCCGCCAGAATGCCGAGCGCACAGGTAAGGCCGCCGCCGGCGAGGTCAGCGATCTGCACGTTGCTCTGCGCCGGCGCACCGCCGGCACGGCCGATCTGGTCCATGACGCCCGCGATGGCGAGGTAGTTCATGTCGTGACCGGCCCAGTCACGGTAGGGCCCGGTGGCGCCGTAACCGGTCAGGGACGCGTACACCAGGCGTGGATTGAACGCCTTGAGCTGCTCGTACCCGCAGCCCAGCCGCTCCATCACGCCGGGGCGGAACGATTCCAGGACAACGTCAGCATCGCGCGCCAGCTCGAAGAACTGGGCGCGGTGCTGCTCGTCGCGCAGATCCAGCGTGACCGACTTCTTGCCGCGGTTGACCAGAGCGAACATGTCGGGCGTGCCGCGCGCATAGTCGCCTCCGGCAGGATCCTCGATCTTGATGACCTCGGCCCCCATCTGCGCGAGATAGAGCGTGCAGAAGGGCCCGGGCAGCAGTCGGGAGAGGTCGAGGACGCGGATGCCCTCGAGCAGCGGATTGGTGGTGGTCATGGAGTCATCGGCCCTTGAAGTTGGGCTTGCGCTTCTGGACGAAGGCCATACTACCTTCCAGGAAGTCCTCCGAGCGGCCGCACTCGCGCTGCAGATCGGCCTCGAGGTCCAGCTGCGCCTCCAGGCTGTTCTGCGCCGAGGCGTGAATCGCGCGCTTGATGCGGCTGATGGCCACGGTCGGCCCCTTCGCAAGGCGCAGCGCCAGCGTCTGCGCGGTCTCCATGAGCTTCTCGTCGTCGACGATGTCCCAGATCAGCCCCCACTCGAGGGCCTTGTCGGCCGGCAGGCGCTCGCCCAGCAGCGCCGTGCCCATGGCGCGCTGGGTACCGATGACGCGCGGCAGCAACCAGGTGCCGCCGGCGTCCGGGATAAGGCCGATGTTGACGAATGCCTGCAGGAAGTAGGCGGAACGCCCCGCGATGGTGAGATCGGCCATCAACGCCACATTGGCACCCGCGCCCGCCGCCAGACCATTGACGGCGGCGATCACCGGCTTGGGCAGATCGCGCATCTTGAGCAGCAGCGGGTTGTAGTACCGGTCGAGCGGGTAGCCGAGATCTAGCCGGCCCTTGACGTCCAGCGGCGGGTTCGCGCTGGAGGCATCGAGGTCGGCGCCCGACGAGAAGGCACGGCCCTCTCCGGTGATGATGATGGCGCCGACGGCATCGTCGTCGGCCGCCCTGCCGAAGGCATCGGTGAGCTCGTCCATGAGCTCGACGGTCATGGCGTTGAGCGCCTTGGGCCGGTTCATGCTGATGTGCGCTACGCCGTCCTCGACGGCGTAGAGGATGTCCTGGTAACTCATGACGTCTCCTTGTCGAGTATGGCGCGCGCGACGATCTCCTTCATGATCTCGGAGGTGCCGGCGAGAATGCGGTGGATGCGCTCATCCTGGTACATGCGGCAGATCGGGTACTCGTCCATGTAGCCGGCACCGCCGTGCAGCTGCACGCCCTCGTCGACCGCGCGCCCCTGGAGCTCGCTGGTGAACAGCTTGGCACGGGCGGCATCCTCGGCGGTCAGGCGGCCGGCATTGTGCTCCGCGACGCAGCGGTCGACATAGACCTGGGCGATGTCGGCGTCGGTATCGAGCGCCGCGAGCTTGAAGCGGGTGTTCTGCATCTTGCTGAGCGGCTTGCCGAAGACCTTGCGGTTGCGCACGAACTCGCGCGTCACGTCGATCGCCGCCCGCGCACCGGCGAGATTGCCGCAGGCCGCGATCAGGCGTTCCTCGGCCAACCCCTGCATGAGATGGATGAAGCCCATGTGCGGCTTGCCCAGCACGTTCGCCTTGGGCACGCGCAGGTCGCGGAAGAAGAGCTCGGCAGTGTCCTGCGAGTGCATGCCCATCTTCTTGAGCCTGCGCCCGCGCTCGAAGCCCTCCATGCCGCGCTCGACCAGGAACAGGGTCACGCCGTGCGGATTCTCCGGATCGGTGCGGGCCGCCACCACCACGACATCCGCGAGGATGCCGTTGGAGATGTAGGTCTTGGCCCCGTTGAGCACCCAGTGGTCGCCCTTGTCCTCGGCGCGCGTCTTCATGCCGGCGAGATCGGAGCCGGCATCGGGCTCGGTCATGGCGATGGCGAGGATCCGCTCGCCGCTGATCATGTCGGGCAGCAGGCGCTCGCGCTGCTCCTCGGTACCGAAGTGCTTGAGGTAAGGGGCCACCAGCCGGCTGTGCAGCGTGATGAAGTAGCCGCTGTCGCCGAAGCGGGCGTTCTCCTCGATCAGGACCTGCTCGTAGCGGAAGTCCTCGATGCCGAGACCGCCGTACTTCTCGTCCGCCCACATGCACAGGAAGCCGGCGTTGCCGGCCTTCCGGAACGCCTCCCGGTCCACCATGCCCGCCTCCCGCCAGGCCTCGCCGTGCGGATGGATCTCGGTCTGGAAGAACTTGCGGGCGTTGTCGCGGAAGAGCTCGAGCTCGGAGGGGACTTCGGGACGTTGCATTCAGCGGTTTCCGGTGACGAAAGAAGCTAGAAGCGCTCGCGGCGCGGTCGGTTGTGCAGCATGAAGCCCAGTACCCACGCCGCCATCGCGCCGAACGGAGGCTGCAGCAGGGCACCCGCCTTGGTCAGGCGACTCTGGAAGAGCACCGGCTTCATGTGCGAGAAGCGCTCGAAACCACTGCGTCCGTGATAGGCACCGATGCCGCTGGCACCGACGCCGCCGAAGGGCAGATTGTGCTGGATGGCGTGATAGCCGCAGCCGTTGATGCTCACGCCACCGGCGATGGTCCGCCGCAGCACGCGATCGACATCGGCCCTGCGCCGACTGAAGAAGTAGAGCGCGAGCGGGCGCTCGCCGCGATTCACCTGCGCGATGGCGTCGTCGAGCGTGCGATAGGTCGCCACCGGCAGCACCGGGCCGAAGATCTCCTCCCGACTGAGCCTGATGTCGTCGGGAGCACCCGAGACCAGGGTCGGCGGGAACACGCCGTTGCCGCTGTTGCAGTCCTCCCGGGCGGGATTGAACTGCTCCACCGTGGCACCGCCGTCACCGGCCTCGCGCACCCAGGCGTCGAGCCGTTCCCAGTCGCGGGCCATCAGCACGCGGCCGTAGTCCGGATTGTCGACCAGACTGGGGTAGAAGCGGCGGATCGCCGCGCGTGCGTGCTCCAGGAATGCATCGCGATCGCCGTCGGCGACCAGCGCATAGTCGCCGGTAACGCAGGTCTGGCCAGCGTTGAGCAGCTTGGTCTGGACGATGGTTTCGGCAGCGTGCTTGAGATCGTAGCCCGGCCCGACGATGGCCGGGGACTTGCCGCCCAGCTCCAGGGTCACCGGCACCAGATGCTCGGCCGCGTCGCGCATGATCAGCTTGCCGACCCGGGTCGACCCGGTGAACACGAGGTGGTCGAAGGGCAGCTTCGAGAACTGCTCCGCCACCGCGTCATCGCCGACGACAACGCCGACCTCCTCGGGTGCGAACACGCCGGCGACGATCTCGGCGATCAGCGCACTCGTCTTCGGCGTGCGCTCGGACGGCTTGATCATGACGTGATTGCCCGCTGCCAGCGCACCCACTGCCGGCGACAGCGCCGTCATCACCGGGTAGTTGAAGGCCCCGATGACACCGACCACACCGAGCGGCTGCGGCATGAGCCGCGCGCGGCTGGGCAGGAACTGCCAGTTGGCCGATACCCGCCGCGGGCGCATCCAGCGCTTGAGTCGGCCACGCGCATGCCGCAGGTCATCGAGCACCACGAACAGTTCGAGCATCGACTCCTGCGGCGCGCGGCCGCCGAAGTCCGCGCTGATGGCGGCGGCGATATCCGTCCGCCGCGCCACCAGCGCGTCCTCGAAGCGCCGCAGCGCATCGCGCCGCTCGCGGAACCCCGACGGCTCGCCGCGGGCCGTGAAGGCGGCCCGCTGCCGGTCCAGGAGAGTCGCGAGATCATCGATCCCGTGATCGTTCGTTGAAGCGACGGCGGGTTGCGCGGACATGACCGGCTCCTGCAGCGCGTCAGGCTGCCTTGGCGGTGGGATAGAAGGCCTGGCCCTCGCGGGCGCGCTCGACCAGCCCCGGGGACGGCTCGAAGCGCGGACCGTGCCTGGCGGCCAGGGCCTCGCAGTCGGCGACGAATTCCGCCGCGCCGACCGTATCGATGTACGACAGCACGCCGCCGGTCCAGGCGGGATACCCGATACCGAGGATCGAACCGACATCGGCATCGACCGCGGTATTGATCACGCCCTCCTCGAAGCAGCGCGCGCTCTCCAGCGCCATGATCGTGAGGAAGCGCTTCTTGACCTCCTCGACGTCCGGCTGCTCGGCGGCCTGCGGGAAGGCCTCGGCGAGCCCGGGCCAGAGCCGCTTGGGCCCACCCTCGGGGTAGTCGTAGAAGCCACCCCCGAAGCGGCGTCCGGGCCGGTCGAGCTCGTCGACCATCTTGTCGATGACCGGACGACCGATCTTGCCGCGGAACTTGTCATCGAGGCCGTCGGCATCCTGCTGGCGGAAGATGCTCTGCTGCAGGCTGAGCGTGACCTCGTCGGAGGCGGCCAGCGGACCGACCGGGAAGCCCGCCTGCTTGGCGGCGTTCTCGATCAGCGCCGGCGCGATGCCGTCGAGCAGCATGCGCAGGCCTTCCTGCGTGAAGCAGCCGAACACGCGGCTGGTGAAGAAGCCCGGCGAGTCGTGCACGATAATCGGCGTCTTCTTGATCTGCTGCACGTAGTCGAGCGTGCGCGCAAGCGTCTCGTCGCTGGTCTGCTCGCCGAC contains the following coding sequences:
- a CDS encoding CaiB/BaiF CoA-transferase family protein, with the translated sequence MTTTNPLLEGIRVLDLSRLLPGPFCTLYLAQMGAEVIKIEDPAGGDYARGTPDMFALVNRGKKSVTLDLRDEQHRAQFFELARDADVVLESFRPGVMERLGCGYEQLKAFNPRLVYASLTGYGATGPYRDWAGHDMNYLAIAGVMDQIGRAGGAPAQSNVQIADLAGGGLTCALGILAAVIGARASGQGTMIDSAMMDGSLALQTIAMSTLRGSGKAPERGADMLTGALPNYTVYRCRDGKYLAVGALEPKFFAKLLEALAELAPKPLRGRLLKALKGGGKSGKGGKKKAKSDSGTGGNQFDKLLASVGDMSRARRVTAPVRLALQAIFLTRTRDSWAALLGDRDACVTPILSLDETLRDPQVVARNLIEDDNGKPAFAFPLRFSHPLTPVAPAPALGADNDAVLGGLGKAAPASGGGAGKKAAGTARKAGGARKTPVRKGRAAKKTAG
- a CDS encoding enoyl-CoA hydratase-related protein; the encoded protein is MSYQDILYAVEDGVAHISMNRPKALNAMTVELMDELTDAFGRAADDDAVGAIIITGEGRAFSSGADLDASSANPPLDVKGRLDLGYPLDRYYNPLLLKMRDLPKPVIAAVNGLAAGAGANVALMADLTIAGRSAYFLQAFVNIGLIPDAGGTWLLPRVIGTQRAMGTALLGERLPADKALEWGLIWDIVDDEKLMETAQTLALRLAKGPTVAISRIKRAIHASAQNSLEAQLDLEADLQRECGRSEDFLEGSMAFVQKRKPNFKGR
- a CDS encoding AMP-binding protein — translated: MTGAKQSTLAEQTTLARLYHWEATRPDVVHLTQPLGNGKVAEYTWAQSMDQVRRMAAHLRSLELPPGSNIALLAKNSAHWMLADWAIWMAGHVTVPLFPTLNAETVRYVLDHSEARLLFVGKLDDWDMMAPGIPGELPVVTLPLAPAEVEGRAWDDITAATEPLTGKPDRQSDELATIVYTSGSTGQPKGVMQSFHSFQVCGTLLQDLFPVSTEDRMLSYLPLAHVAERMVVENNAVYHGFHVYFAESLDTFVEDLRRARPTMFFSVPRLWTKFYLAVCDKLPLKKQRVLFRIPILGKRIKHKILEQLGLENVRVAFTGAAPLPEKILAWYRGLGLDLLEAYGMSENCAYSHFTRPGDAKSGYVGPANPGVECRIDPETGEVQVKSPGQMMGYYKEPEKTAECMTEDGFFKTGDMGEVDDQGRLRITGRVKDLFKTAKGKYVAPVPIENKLGAHSKVEVACLCGANQSATFALILLSEELRGRAIEATEREEIAAEMVTLRDEVNATLDPHEHIAFMVLLRSEWNIENGFLTPTMKIRRNVIENHYEPHAPQWFGMRQSVIWED
- a CDS encoding TetR/AcrR family transcriptional regulator, whose product is MNEALDPLAIARRPTQKRAQERFDRILEEAERVLIERGLSGFSIPVIAERLGFTRGSVYAYFPTPYAVLNELVQRHLRELEKVFFSDAEELRKLGWRDGIARVVDHAVAYHNAHPAARLLLLGGAVTDDSYRAQELTNKRLGKLGRMAWPTARLAPDAPPDIGTLSADIGTACFRRSFFEHGEITTEYRDAAIAAMTGFLEHYARERGDTAPAQPSTATRRRS
- a CDS encoding coniferyl aldehyde dehydrogenase, producing MSAQPAVASTNDHGIDDLATLLDRQRAAFTARGEPSGFRERRDALRRFEDALVARRTDIAAAISADFGGRAPQESMLELFVVLDDLRHARGRLKRWMRPRRVSANWQFLPSRARLMPQPLGVVGVIGAFNYPVMTALSPAVGALAAGNHVMIKPSERTPKTSALIAEIVAGVFAPEEVGVVVGDDAVAEQFSKLPFDHLVFTGSTRVGKLIMRDAAEHLVPVTLELGGKSPAIVGPGYDLKHAAETIVQTKLLNAGQTCVTGDYALVADGDRDAFLEHARAAIRRFYPSLVDNPDYGRVLMARDWERLDAWVREAGDGGATVEQFNPAREDCNSGNGVFPPTLVSGAPDDIRLSREEIFGPVLPVATYRTLDDAIAQVNRGERPLALYFFSRRRADVDRVLRRTIAGGVSINGCGYHAIQHNLPFGGVGASGIGAYHGRSGFERFSHMKPVLFQSRLTKAGALLQPPFGAMAAWVLGFMLHNRPRRERF
- a CDS encoding acyl-CoA dehydrogenase family protein, with amino-acid sequence MQRPEVPSELELFRDNARKFFQTEIHPHGEAWREAGMVDREAFRKAGNAGFLCMWADEKYGGLGIEDFRYEQVLIEENARFGDSGYFITLHSRLVAPYLKHFGTEEQRERLLPDMISGERILAIAMTEPDAGSDLAGMKTRAEDKGDHWVLNGAKTYISNGILADVVVVAARTDPENPHGVTLFLVERGMEGFERGRRLKKMGMHSQDTAELFFRDLRVPKANVLGKPHMGFIHLMQGLAEERLIAACGNLAGARAAIDVTREFVRNRKVFGKPLSKMQNTRFKLAALDTDADIAQVYVDRCVAEHNAGRLTAEDAARAKLFTSELQGRAVDEGVQLHGGAGYMDEYPICRMYQDERIHRILAGTSEIMKEIVARAILDKETS